A stretch of DNA from Deltaproteobacteria bacterium:
TAGCGACCTCGAGGCCGAACAGGCCGTTCTGGGCGGCGTCTTCCTCCGCAACGACGCCTTCAACGCCGTGCTCGAACGGCTCGTATCCGAGGATTTCTACTCCCCGGCCCACCGGATACTCTTCAACGCCATGACTGCGCTCTACGAGAAGTCGCAGCCCATGGATATCGTCACCGTGGCCGACCAGCTCCGCCACAGGGAGGAGCTCGACTCCGTCGGGGGTCCCCGCTACCTGGCATCCCTGGTCGAATCGGTCCCCACAGCAGCCAACATCGAGTTTCATGCCGACATCGTCAAGGAGAAGGCTATCCGCCGCCGGATGATCGACGCCGGCAGCCACATCCTGACCCAATGCTTTGACCCCTCTATCCCGGTGACCGATCTTCTGGACGAATCGGAACAGAGGATATTCTCCATCTCCGAAGCCTCGACCAAGCCGGTCTTTGCCAGCTCCCGACAGCTCGTAGACGAGATCTTCGTCCAGCTCAGCCAGCGGGTCGACCGCAAGGAACTGGTCACCGGCGTGCCCAGTGGTTACCACAAGTTCGATGAAATCACAGCCGGGTTCCAGGCATCGGACCTAATCATCATCGCCGGCCGCCCGGGCATGGGCAAGACGGCCTTCGCCCTGAACGTCGCTCTCCGGGCCGCCATCGGGGTCAATACCCGTACAGCCATCTTTTCGCTGGAGATGTCCAAGGAACAGCTCGTCCAACGCATGCTCTGCGTCTGGGGCAAGGTCGACCTAAAACGACTCCGGACCGGATTCATTGACGATCAGGACTGGGAGCGCCTCTACCAGGCTGGTGACTGCATCGCCAGTGCCCCCCTCTACATCGACGACACCCCAGCCCTGGCCACCATGGATCTCCGATCCCGGTGCCGCAAGCTCAAGGCGGAAAAAGGCTTGGACATGGTCGTGGTCGACTACCTCCAGCTCATGCGCAGCAGCAGGCGCATCGACTCCCGCGAGCAGGAAATCTCCGACATATCCAGGACCCTGAAGGCTCTGGCCAAAGAGCTGAACGTCCCGGTTGTGGCCCTGTCCCAGCTCAATCGCAAGGTCGAGGACCGGACTTCCAAGCGGCCCATGCTCTCGGATCTCCGGGAATCCGGAGCCATCGAGCAGGACGCCGACCTTATCGTCTTTCTCTACCGCGAGGACGCCTACGCCCGCTCCGAAGAGGGGGCTCCTGCTCCTTCCGCCGGCAAAGCCGAAGTCATTGTCGGCAAGCAGAGGAACGGCCCCTTGGGTACCGTTGAACTCGTCTATCTCAGTCAATACACGGCCTTTGAGAACGCGACCCACATGGCGGCCCCTTCGGAGCTCATGTAGCCCTCCGGTCCGGCCGACCCAGCACAAGGACTGCTCATGGAATGCTACAACCCCGCCGAGGCCATGGACCGTGCCCGGATTCTGGAACTCCAGGCCGTTCGCCTGAAAAACACCGTCTACCAGGCTACCAGGGCCCCTTTCTACAGGGAGCGTCTGGCCCGGGAGGGCATCAGGATCCAGGATGTGGCCACGGCCGAGGATATCCGCAAGCTGCCCTTCACCACTAAGGAAGACCTCAGGGCCCAGTACCCCTACGGCCTGCTGGCCGTGCCCCTAAAGCACCTGGTCCGCCTCCACGCCTCGTCTGGAACCACCGGATCGCCCACTGTCATTTTCCACACCGCCGGAGACCTGAACACCTGGGCCGAACTCGTGGCCCGCTGCATGTTCATGGTCGGCATACGGCCAAATGACGTCTTTCAAAATATGTCCGGATACGGCCTCTTCACCGGGGGGCTGGGCATCCATTACGGGGCCGAGCGTCTGGGATGCCTGACCATTCCGGCCGGGGCCGGCAACAGCAAACGCCAGATCAAGCTCTTGCAGGACTTCCGGGTCACGGCCATCCATATTATCCCTTCCTATGCACTCCATCTGGGCACGGTCTTTACGTCTTTGGACTTCGATCCCAAACTTCTGTCCCTGCGCATCGCCCTCATCGGGGCCGAACCGCACACCGACGCCACCAGAAAAAGAATCGAGGACATCTACGGACTCAAGGCCTTCAATTCCTACGGCCTGTCGGAAATGAACGGACCCGGGGTGGCCTTCGAGTGCGGGGCCCAGAACGGTATGCACCTCTGGGAGGACTCATACCTGGCCGAGATCGTCGACCCCGAGACCCTGGAACCGGTCCCGGACGGCCAGATCGGGGAGCTGGTCCTGACCACCCTGACCCGGGAAGGCATGCCTATCATCAGGTACCGGACCAGGGATCTGACCCGGTTCCTGCCCGGGGAATGTCCCTGCGGAAGACAGCACCGGCGCATCGACCGCATCCTCGGCCGGGCCGACGACATGTTCATCGTAAAGGGTGTGAACATCTACCCCATGCAGATCGAGAACGTTCTCATGTCCATGCCCGAGGTCGGCCAAAACTACCTTATTATCCTCGAAAAGAAGGGATTCCTGGACCAGGTTCGGGTCAAGGTCGAGATTCGCGAGGAGTTCTTTGTCGAAGACATGCGCGTTCTGTCCGCCCTCCAGGCCAAAATCGCATCCAGGCTCAGGGACGAGATCCTCATCACCCCCAAGGTCGATCTGGTAGAGCCCAACACCCTGCCCAGTTCCGAAGGCAAGGCCGTCCGGGTGGACGACCGCCGCGGTCTGAACGGTCAATAGCCGACCAACATGGACGCTGTCCTTGCCGTCCTGTTCATCGTCCTACTCCTCGCGAGCCTGATCCTCCACGTCTTCGGCCTTCCGGCCAACTGGCTCGTCCTGGCCCTGGCCGGCCTCTGGAAATGGTCGCATCCAGACATGGACGCCTCCGTCCCCTTCTTCATCGGCCTGTCCGTCCTGGCCCTGGCCGGAGAAGGCATCGAGTTCGCCGCCACGATCTGGGGAGGCCGCCGCTACGGCAGCACCGGCAGAGGAAACCTCGGAGCCATTGTCGGGGCCATTGTCGGAGCCGTGTTCGGAGCCCCGTTTTTCTTCGGCCTCGGAGCGCTGGCCGGGGCCCTGCTCGGAGCCTACGGCGGCTGTCTTTTGGTGGAAATCCTTCACGGCCGGGACATGGAGTCAGCCCGACAGGCTGCCAAGGGGGCCATGTTCGGAAAATTTCTTGGCCTGGCGGCCAAGTTCGGCCTTGGCGTGACCATGGTCTGGATGATCGTTCCCAGGGTTTGAGATTGAAGGAGACGGTCATGGACACATCTATCCGGGATTTGTGCGAAGATCTGGGAAAGATGCTCGTTGCCCGTGGCGAATCCCTGGCCACGGCTGAATCGTGTACCGGAGGACTTTTGGGCAGTTGGCTGACCTCTATCCCTGGAAGCTCAGAGTGGTACCTGGGCGGAGTCGTGGCCTACGCCAACAGAATCAAGGAAGACATCCTGGGAGTACCGACAGGGGTGATCAACAAAGAAGGGGCCGTGAGCCGGCCCTGTGTGAAGGCCATGTGCGTCGGCCTGGAATCACGGTTCCAGGCCCATCTTGAGGTGGCCATATCGGGCATTGCCGGTCCCGGAGGAGGAAGTCCCTCCAAGCCGGTCGGCACTGTCTGGATCGGCTGGCGCCACCAGGGCCGCGGCTCGGAACGCATGACTGTTTTTCCCGGAAACAGGGAGGCCGTTCGCCAGGCCGCGGCCCGGGCCGCGCTTCAAGGTCTGGTCGATGTCCTCAAATCAGCGGGGAATAGTCCCCGCGGTTGATCCGAATTTCCTCGGTCACGGCCATGATGTCCAGTTCCTCGACCATATCCTTGAGAACCGAGGGAGAGCCAGCCTCGGGCATGGCCTTCTTGACCTCCTGGACATTCTCGGCGATGGATTTCAGTTGGGCATAGGCGGACTTGAGATCCGGCCTAGGAGCCTGAAGCCCCTGGGCGTATCTGTCCCATTGATCGAGGAGGGAATCGACGCTGTTCATGACCTCCCGTCCCGAGGAAACGCCCTCCACGGCCTGGACCTCCCTGATATCAAGGAGCCCGGGTGCCAGTGGGGCGGATGGAACCGATGCCGGGTCGGGCCCGGCAGCCTTTTCACTTTTCGCAATCTTCTCGTTGAGGAGATCGGCGAACAGGTCATTCTCAGGCCGCCTGACCTTGCGATCGGCTTGGTGGTCCTGGACGCCTTGAATGAGTTCGGGATGAATTTTCATGGCATTCTCCTGTTAGCAGTCGTTCTGCAAGGCCTCTGCCAACTCCGGAAAAAATACAACTAACTGGAAAAATTGAATTTTATATTCCAATCCAAAACCTGAAGGAAAAAATTGCCGCCCGGAATCGACATTATGAATATCCTTACCCCCCACGAAGCAGGCCTCGTCATCAAGGGTATTTTTATCTACCCCACAGAAACCCTGTACGCAATCGGGGCAAATGTCGAGAATCCGCAGGCCATTATCCGCATTCAGGACCTGAAAGGCCGCCCTCTCGGAAAACCTCTCCCCCTGGTGACATCCCACGAGGGGCAGGCCAGGGAATGGTTCCAGCTCCAGGATCTGAGTCTGGAAGTGGCCTGGGCCTTCTGGCCGGGGCCCCTCTCCATCCTTCTTCGGCCCAGGCGGCATCTGCCCCCTGGAGTTTGCGGTCCCGACGGCATGGCCTGTGTTCGCATCCCGGCCCATCCTCTGGCCAGAGCCCTGGCCTCGTCCGTCAGGGCGCCCGTCGTCTCCACCAGCGCCAACTCTTCCGGGAATCCGGCCCCGGCCAGGGTCGAAGACATTGAACCGGCCATCAAGGACCATGTCGACTATGTCTTCACCGACCCTCCTTTTCCATACGGCGGGCCGCCCTCGACCATCGTGGCCGTTGTCGGCGACTCCCTGTCGGTGATTCGCGAAGGAGCCGTCTCCATCGCCGAAATCCAGGCCAAGGGATTTTGCGTCATGGTATAATATCGTCCGGTACGTGTCATTTCCGGTTCATTCCTCGTCCTGATCGAAGTCTGAGACAAACCACTCGCAAACCCGCCTCTTCCAGTCCTCGATTTCATCCCGGTACTCGACCACCGGAACATCCGCCCCGCAAGACCTGCAGAGCACCCTGGCCTTGGCTCATCGTCCGATGATGTCCACCGACGCGCCGCACCTCAAACAATGGAGCTGTGGTTCGTTTTCGATATGTTCTGTCATAACGATATGATAAATCAGCGGTCACACCATTCGAAGCCAGGATGTTGATCTAGACTGTCCCGGGGCCGGGTCGTCAGGGCGGACCAACTCAACGCCCCAGAGGCCGGAATTCCTTCAGGCCGGATGTCATTTCTAACCGACGATCAATCAAAGGTCCTGGTCCAGACACGACCGTTCGCCGAACGCCTCGGCGTTGACCGTCCGATTTCCCCCTCTCGGCGAATACTCATGTTCTTTCCGTCACAAGTCCTCATACTGCAGGCCGCAAAGCGTCTTTGTCCAGTCCCCGTCCACCCTCTGAATTTCAAGGAGCAGACATGGAACACAAACACCCCGGACCCAAGATCGATCAGGCCCTCTTCCACAGGCTCGTGGTCGCAAAATGGAAGGTTTCCTTGACCCTGGCCGCAATCATGATGGTCGTCTACTACGGTTTTATTCTGGTTTTGGCCTTTGACAAGGAGCTTCTGTCCACCAAGATCGGGGAACATATGACCGTGGGCATCCCCGTAGGACTTTTCCTTATCATCCTGGCCTGGCTCATCACCGGGGTCTATGTCTTCTGGGCCAACTCATCCTACGACCGGGCCGTGCAGGATGTCCTCAAAAGCATGAGGAGGCGCTAGAATGGACCCGAACTTCGTCTCCACCATCGGCCAACCCAACGCCACGTCCATCATCTTTTTTTTCGTCTTCATCACCGCCACGCTATTCATCACCTATTGGGCGGCCAAGAAAAGCCGTTCCCCCTCCCAGTTCTACGCCGCCGGCCGCAGCGTGACCGGCCTTCAGAACGGCTTGGCCCTGTCCGGGGACTACATGAGCGCGGCCTCCTTTCTGGGCATCGCCGGCCTGGTCTCCCTGAAGGGCTACGACGGCCTGATCTACTCCATCGGCTTCCTGGTCGGCTGGCCCATCATCATGTTCCTCATCGCCGAACCCCTGAGGAACCTCGGCAAGTTCACCTTTGCCGACGTTGTCGCCTACCGCCTGAAACAGAAACCCATCCGCATCGCGGCATCCCTGGGATCCCTGATGACCGTGGCCTTCTACCTCATCGCCCAGATGGTCGGATCAGGTTCCCTGGTCATGATGATCTTCGGCATCCCCTATGAGTACGCCATCGTCGCCGTGGGCCTGGTCATGATCACCTATGTCCTTTTCGGCGGAATGCTGGCCACGACGTGGGTTCAGATCATCAAGGCCGTGCTCCTGCTGAGCGGGGCCACGGTCATGGTCGTCTTTGTCCTGGTCCATTTCGGATTCAGTTACGGGGAATTGTTCAAACAGGCCGCCGTGAAGTACGGCGACGCCGTCCTTCAGCCCGGGGGCCTGGTCTCCAACCCCTGGGACGCCGTATCCCTGGGCATGGCCCTCATGTTCGGCACGGCCGGACTGCCCCACATTTTGATGCGCTTCTACACCGTGCCCGACGCCAAGACCGCCCGGACATCAGTATTCTACGCCACCGGATTCATCGGCTATTTCTACATTCTGACCTTCACCATCGGCTTCGGGGCCATGGTCATCGTCGGCCAGGACGTCATCTCCGGCATGGACAAGGGCGGGAACATGGCCGCACTGCTCCTGGCCGAGGCCACCGGGGGGACGATGTTCTTGGGCTTTATCGCCGCCGTGGCCTTTGCCACCATCCTGGCCGTGGTCGCCGGCCTGACCCTGGCCGGAGCCAGTACCCTGTCCCACGACCTCTACGTCAACGTATTCTGCACCGATGGAGCCACCGAGGAACAGGAGGTCAAGGTGGCCAAGCGGGCCACCCTGGCCCTGGGTGTTCTGGCCATCGTCCTGGGTCTGGCATTCAAGGGCCAGAACGTGGCCTTCATGGTCGGCCTGGCCTTTGCCATTGCCGCCAGCGCCAACTTCCCGGCCCTGCTCCTCTCCATCCTGTGGCGGAACTTCTCCACCGTTGGAGCCACAGCCAGCATCTACACCGGAACCATTCTGGCCGTGGGCCTCATCGTCATCAGCCCCACGATCTGGATGGATGTCCTCCATAACCCGACGGCTATCTTTCCCTTGAAGAATCCGGCCATAATCTCCATGACCGGGGCCTTCATCGCCGGATACCTGGGATCGGTTCTCCGACCCGATCCCGACGCCTCAAAAAAATACGAGGACCAGAAGATCCGCAACTACCTCGGTGTCGGCGCCGAGTAATCAGCCAGACACGCCTGTACAGCATCGGGGTTCCCGGAATCACCCGGGCCCCGATGCCGCTCTCGACATCCGGCGTTTTTTGACGGATGAAAAAGCGTCTTCTGGATCACAATAATCGAGACGGGACGCATGAAAACACCTGCCGGATCGACGCGGAATGAACACCAACCCAAGACCGGGCATCAAGGGCCAGGCAAAGGTTCGGACTCCAGGCTCGACCCCTATCTCTGCCTCAGCCTTGCCGATATCAGACTCAAGCCGCCGGTGGTCGTCCAGGCCGGGGCCACGGTTTTGGAGGCCGCCCGGGCCATGCTTCGGGAAGAGGCCGCGGCCTGTCTGGTTCTCCGAGACTCCGAAACCATAGGCATCCTGACCGAGCGGGACATTCTCCAGAAGGTCGTGGCCCCGGGCAAGGATCCAGCTGGTGTCCTGGCCGAGGAAATCATGGGCAGCCCGCTGATCACGATCCGCCGCAACGATCTGCTCTTCGAGGCCTTTTCGCGGATGATCCGCCATGTCATCCGCAAGCTGGTGGTCGTGGATGACGATCTGGTCCCGGTGGGCATCCTTGAGGAACGGGATCTGCTTTCGGCCAAGGGCGAGAACCCGGTCTATCTCATCGGGGAAATCGCGGCAGCCAAGGATGTCGCCACCCTGGGCCAGGTCTTTCGTCGTGTCGGAGACATGGCCGTGCGCTCCGTGGCCGAAGGGGTCGGCCCCTTCCAGGTCGGCCGGCTGATCAGCGACATGCACGACCATGTTCTGACCAGGGTCTGCGACCTGATCCTGAAAGAACTGGGGGAATCGCCGTCCGGATTCTCCCTCCTGACCCTGGGCAGCGAGGGCAGACGTGAACAATACCTGGCCACAGACCAGGACAACGCCATGATCCTGGCCGACGACCAAGACCGGGATATCCGGGACTTCTTCGGCCGTTTCGCCGGGCAGTTCGTCCAGGCTCTGCTCGACCTGGGTTTCCCCCCCTGCCCCCACCAGGTCATGGTTTCCAACCCGGACTGGCGCATGGCCCTGGACCGCTGGATGGACACCGTGGACACGGCCGTCGGCCGGGCCGACCTAAACGACATTCTGACCATCTCCATGCTGGTCGACATGCGGCTCGTGACCGGGGATAGGGACCTATTCGATCGGCTCCGGGACTATCTCTTCAAAAAAATCAAGGACAACCCCTTTCTACTCAAATACATGGCCCGGGAGGCCCTGCGGTTCTCACCGCCCTTGGGGTTTTTCAACAATATCGTGGTGGAGAAGTCGGGCCCGCGCAAGGGCCTGACCGACATCAAGAAAGGCGGGGTGTTTCCGATCACCCAGGGGGCGAGAACCCTGGCCGCCGAACACGTGGTGCTGGAGACCTCCACCGAGGACCGCGTCCTCCGATTGGCCGAGATGGGCGTCTTTTCCGAAAGCCTGGCCTCGGGCCTGCTCGAGGCCTGCGCCTTTTTCCAGACCCTGCGCCTGCGGTTTCAGACCGAACGGCTTCGGGCCGGAGAAAGCCCCGACAACCTCATCGCCCCCGGCCGCCTCTCGTCCCTGGAACAGGAAAAGCTCAAGGATTGCTTCAAGATCGTGGTCGAGTTCCAGGGCCTGCTGTCCAACAAGTACAAGCTTCATCTCTTGACCTGATC
This window harbors:
- a CDS encoding CBS domain-containing protein, whose amino-acid sequence is MKTPAGSTRNEHQPKTGHQGPGKGSDSRLDPYLCLSLADIRLKPPVVVQAGATVLEAARAMLREEAAACLVLRDSETIGILTERDILQKVVAPGKDPAGVLAEEIMGSPLITIRRNDLLFEAFSRMIRHVIRKLVVVDDDLVPVGILEERDLLSAKGENPVYLIGEIAAAKDVATLGQVFRRVGDMAVRSVAEGVGPFQVGRLISDMHDHVLTRVCDLILKELGESPSGFSLLTLGSEGRREQYLATDQDNAMILADDQDRDIRDFFGRFAGQFVQALLDLGFPPCPHQVMVSNPDWRMALDRWMDTVDTAVGRADLNDILTISMLVDMRLVTGDRDLFDRLRDYLFKKIKDNPFLLKYMAREALRFSPPLGFFNNIVVEKSGPRKGLTDIKKGGVFPITQGARTLAAEHVVLETSTEDRVLRLAEMGVFSESLASGLLEACAFFQTLRLRFQTERLRAGESPDNLIAPGRLSSLEQEKLKDCFKIVVEFQGLLSNKYKLHLLT
- the dnaB gene encoding replicative DNA helicase, which gives rise to MTSSPTRKTSSRKSPATEKSSEDALTRASSDLLRRVPPSDLEAEQAVLGGVFLRNDAFNAVLERLVSEDFYSPAHRILFNAMTALYEKSQPMDIVTVADQLRHREELDSVGGPRYLASLVESVPTAANIEFHADIVKEKAIRRRMIDAGSHILTQCFDPSIPVTDLLDESEQRIFSISEASTKPVFASSRQLVDEIFVQLSQRVDRKELVTGVPSGYHKFDEITAGFQASDLIIIAGRPGMGKTAFALNVALRAAIGVNTRTAIFSLEMSKEQLVQRMLCVWGKVDLKRLRTGFIDDQDWERLYQAGDCIASAPLYIDDTPALATMDLRSRCRKLKAEKGLDMVVVDYLQLMRSSRRIDSREQEISDISRTLKALAKELNVPVVALSQLNRKVEDRTSKRPMLSDLRESGAIEQDADLIVFLYREDAYARSEEGAPAPSAGKAEVIVGKQRNGPLGTVELVYLSQYTAFENATHMAAPSELM
- the actP gene encoding cation/acetate symporter ActP encodes the protein MDPNFVSTIGQPNATSIIFFFVFITATLFITYWAAKKSRSPSQFYAAGRSVTGLQNGLALSGDYMSAASFLGIAGLVSLKGYDGLIYSIGFLVGWPIIMFLIAEPLRNLGKFTFADVVAYRLKQKPIRIAASLGSLMTVAFYLIAQMVGSGSLVMMIFGIPYEYAIVAVGLVMITYVLFGGMLATTWVQIIKAVLLLSGATVMVVFVLVHFGFSYGELFKQAAVKYGDAVLQPGGLVSNPWDAVSLGMALMFGTAGLPHILMRFYTVPDAKTARTSVFYATGFIGYFYILTFTIGFGAMVIVGQDVISGMDKGGNMAALLLAEATGGTMFLGFIAAVAFATILAVVAGLTLAGASTLSHDLYVNVFCTDGATEEQEVKVAKRATLALGVLAIVLGLAFKGQNVAFMVGLAFAIAASANFPALLLSILWRNFSTVGATASIYTGTILAVGLIVISPTIWMDVLHNPTAIFPLKNPAIISMTGAFIAGYLGSVLRPDPDASKKYEDQKIRNYLGVGAE
- a CDS encoding threonylcarbamoyl-AMP synthase, which encodes MNILTPHEAGLVIKGIFIYPTETLYAIGANVENPQAIIRIQDLKGRPLGKPLPLVTSHEGQAREWFQLQDLSLEVAWAFWPGPLSILLRPRRHLPPGVCGPDGMACVRIPAHPLARALASSVRAPVVSTSANSSGNPAPARVEDIEPAIKDHVDYVFTDPPFPYGGPPSTIVAVVGDSLSVIREGAVSIAEIQAKGFCVMV
- a CDS encoding DUF485 domain-containing protein — its product is MEHKHPGPKIDQALFHRLVVAKWKVSLTLAAIMMVVYYGFILVLAFDKELLSTKIGEHMTVGIPVGLFLIILAWLITGVYVFWANSSYDRAVQDVLKSMRRR
- a CDS encoding DUF456 domain-containing protein, giving the protein MDAVLAVLFIVLLLASLILHVFGLPANWLVLALAGLWKWSHPDMDASVPFFIGLSVLALAGEGIEFAATIWGGRRYGSTGRGNLGAIVGAIVGAVFGAPFFFGLGALAGALLGAYGGCLLVEILHGRDMESARQAAKGAMFGKFLGLAAKFGLGVTMVWMIVPRV
- a CDS encoding phenylacetate--CoA ligase encodes the protein MECYNPAEAMDRARILELQAVRLKNTVYQATRAPFYRERLAREGIRIQDVATAEDIRKLPFTTKEDLRAQYPYGLLAVPLKHLVRLHASSGTTGSPTVIFHTAGDLNTWAELVARCMFMVGIRPNDVFQNMSGYGLFTGGLGIHYGAERLGCLTIPAGAGNSKRQIKLLQDFRVTAIHIIPSYALHLGTVFTSLDFDPKLLSLRIALIGAEPHTDATRKRIEDIYGLKAFNSYGLSEMNGPGVAFECGAQNGMHLWEDSYLAEIVDPETLEPVPDGQIGELVLTTLTREGMPIIRYRTRDLTRFLPGECPCGRQHRRIDRILGRADDMFIVKGVNIYPMQIENVLMSMPEVGQNYLIILEKKGFLDQVRVKVEIREEFFVEDMRVLSALQAKIASRLRDEILITPKVDLVEPNTLPSSEGKAVRVDDRRGLNGQ
- a CDS encoding CinA family protein; its protein translation is MDTSIRDLCEDLGKMLVARGESLATAESCTGGLLGSWLTSIPGSSEWYLGGVVAYANRIKEDILGVPTGVINKEGAVSRPCVKAMCVGLESRFQAHLEVAISGIAGPGGGSPSKPVGTVWIGWRHQGRGSERMTVFPGNREAVRQAAARAALQGLVDVLKSAGNSPRG